One window of bacterium genomic DNA carries:
- a CDS encoding AAA family ATPase produces the protein MTLQVPAGLQQMGAAQQPMFLRIGVYGYPGSGKTFTSMTWPAPLLINPLAEGGHNTARHPDGSFIVQPVVIGSTHAAFLRDVPGSVSIKVELEQWIEYIYRAALMKQCPWQTIVLGGFSDIATMIYEQAEKEAQDAQKRRGGKEDKHRAWGDVLAWYNRTVHMLFSLPFHVIIEMGCKVTMDKDNRDQVATVEPDLSGRGGKLVLPRELDMLIYTERNGSTFFTHFAPRVSKPVFYMKAPRFLAMSFQQPVQDCSYDVFAQALGLPPIWVCDPGHPRCQQGRWPWSVPWHV, from the coding sequence GCAGATGGGCGCAGCGCAGCAGCCGATGTTCCTGCGCATCGGAGTCTACGGTTATCCCGGCAGCGGCAAGACCTTCACGTCAATGACCTGGCCGGCGCCGCTTCTGATTAACCCGCTCGCCGAGGGCGGGCACAACACCGCGCGTCACCCGGATGGCAGCTTCATCGTGCAGCCGGTCGTCATCGGTTCGACGCACGCCGCGTTTCTGCGGGACGTGCCCGGCTCAGTGTCGATCAAGGTCGAGCTGGAGCAGTGGATCGAGTACATCTACCGTGCCGCGCTCATGAAGCAGTGCCCGTGGCAGACGATCGTCCTGGGCGGCTTCTCGGACATCGCAACCATGATCTACGAGCAGGCCGAGAAGGAGGCGCAGGACGCGCAGAAGCGGCGAGGCGGCAAGGAAGACAAGCACCGGGCGTGGGGAGATGTCCTCGCGTGGTACAACCGCACTGTCCACATGCTCTTCAGTCTGCCGTTCCACGTCATCATCGAGATGGGCTGCAAGGTGACGATGGACAAGGACAACCGAGATCAGGTCGCGACCGTCGAGCCCGATCTCTCCGGCCGCGGCGGCAAGCTCGTCCTCCCCCGCGAGCTCGACATGCTCATCTATACCGAGCGCAACGGCTCTACGTTCTTCACCCACTTCGCTCCGCGAGTCTCGAAGCCGGTCTTCTACATGAAGGCGCCGCGTTTCCTCGCGATGAGCTTCCAGCAGCCCGTGCAGGACTGCTCCTACGATGTCTTCGCGCAGGCCCTCGGCCTGCCGCCGATATGGGTGTGTGATCCTGGGCACCCGCGGTGCCAGCAAGGTCGCTGGCCTTGGTCTGTGCCCTGGCATGTTTAG